The DNA window CAGGACCACGTCAACGAAGGTTACAAGGTGGAGGGTATTGGATACGACTTTATTCCTGACGTCCTCGACCAGCACATCGTCGATAAGTGGTACAAGACCGATGACCGACAGTCTTTCCACCTTGCTCGCCGACTCATCTCCGAGGAGGGTCTCCTTGTCGGTGGTAGCTCTGGTTCCGCCATGGCCGCCATGCTTCTCGCCGTCAAGGAGTACGGCTTCAAGAAGGGTGATGTTGTCGTTGTTGTCCTTCCCGACAGCATCCGAAGCTACCTCTCTAAGTTCGCCGACGACGACTGGCTCGCCGCCAACAACCTCCTCCCCGTGAACGGAGTCGAGTCGACCGTCAACGGCAATGGCGACAAGAAGAGCTCTGACCCTTACGAGGGCGCCACCATTGCTGCTCTGCGTCTCAAGCCCGTCACATCCGTCGGTGCCACCTCTACCTGCTCCGAGGCCATCGAGACCATGCGCGACAAGGGATTCGACCAGCTCCCCGTCCTCTCCGCCAGCGGAACCAAGCTCGTCGGTCTCGTCACCCTGGGTAACCTCCTGAGCTACATCTCCAGCGGCCGCGCCACTGCCCAGAGCCCCGTGTCCGACGTCATGTTCGACTTTGCCCGTCTCGATGAGATCGTCACCGACCCTCGCGAGTTTGCTTCTCCCATCAACCCCGGCAAGCGCAGGCAGTTTGTCGAGATCACAAAGGACACACCCCTCACCACCCTCAGCAAGTTCTTTGAGTGGAACAGTGCTGCCGTTGTGACTGAAAAGTCCGACGACTCCAAGTCTCTGTCCCAGCCCATTGCTATCGTCACAAAGGTTGATCTCCTCACATGGATGGTCAACAAGAAGTTgtagagaaagaaaagaacctCGCGAGAGGACAGGAACGAGTACTCATGTTTTCAACGACATTTACGTCTGGCGTTCCAGGATACCTTTTagaagaaagagatggaTTATTTGGGTGGAATAAGTTTGTTTGATAGAACTGCATTTTTTGGGCGGTAGACTCAACATCTACATGGCATTTGCGACGGGAATCATGTACGTAAATTAAAAATGTCATTAATATAATTGTGTCATCCAATTGAACCCCCTGCTGCTCGTGAATCTTTGTTCGCTTATATGCGTTGAGCaatccaccaccaccacttgTCTGCGCCAGGACCATCGCCAGTGACGTTTCCGGGGAGAACATCGACATCGATGTCGAACTCTTGGAGCTGGCTAAAGGTGAACTTGGAAGAACCGTACTCGCCCAGCCAAGAATCCTGTTCCTCAGAACCGATATCGTCGGATCCAACACCGGAATCCAAAAGTCCTTTGCTTCGTGAAGCACGAATTCTCGTCAGCTCGGCCTCAAGGTTGGTCTTGACGAGAGTCGATGGCAGCGCAGTAAAGAGATCCATCTTGTTGGCGGCGATGAGAATTGGGATCGAAgtcttggacttggtgttg is part of the Fusarium poae strain DAOMC 252244 chromosome 4, whole genome shotgun sequence genome and encodes:
- a CDS encoding hypothetical protein (BUSCO:21392at5125), whose amino-acid sequence is MASQVPHVLPRAATVHSATELIGNTPLVRLNKIPQSLGIECDVYVKPELFSAGGSVKDRIALRMIEEAEKSGRIKPGDTLIEPTSGNTGIGLALVGAIKGYKTIITLPEKMSAEKVSVLRALGATIIRTPTQAAWDAPESHIGVARRLEKELPNAHILDQYSNVDNPNAHEFGTAQEIWEQTGGQITALVAGAGTGGTITGIARGLKKHNQDIKVIAADPHGSILALPEILNQDHVNEGYKVEGIGYDFIPDVLDQHIVDKWYKTDDRQSFHLARRLISEEGLLVGGSSGSAMAAMLLAVKEYGFKKGDVVVVVLPDSIRSYLSKFADDDWLAANNLLPVNGVESTVNGNGDKKSSDPYEGATIAALRLKPVTSVGATSTCSEAIETMRDKGFDQLPVLSASGTKLVGLVTLGNLLSYISSGRATAQSPVSDVMFDFARLDEIVTDPREFASPINPGKRRQFVEITKDTPLTTLSKFFEWNSAAVVTEKSDDSKSLSQPIAIVTKVDLLTWMVNKKL